A region of Candidatus Bathyarchaeota archaeon DNA encodes the following proteins:
- a CDS encoding glycosyltransferase family 2 protein, which translates to MAFMAAILSTAYFLILAIWRSSNEYHRIKRRTSYLIMFFSIIFIFLPFLVGLIVIYIYQPSLSSFFCGISVSGFTMTLFYDFLNIPLAMHHKRKEEEIAKQPIRDYPSISIIVPAYNEEKCIEKTIESLLELDYPDKEIIVVDDGSMDRTHEIALRFVSRDLEVVHKENGGKASALNCGLFFSKGEIIVVVDADSLISRTALKEIAKRLQDPKILGLAGNVKVLNRNNFLTRCQALEYITDINIAKRAFATMGCTMVVPGCLGAFKRSALIETGNFDPDTVTEDFDTTLKVLKIGGVVQTSSYAFSYTEAPETLRDLYRQRLRWYRGTFQALLKHRNIISRPIFDFLSFIGYPYILLSIIFIPICGFIALISGIIASLTGGAIIFLRMLIIFIFLEFFFSLLAIQMDDEDIKLTLYAPFFVIGYRHLRDLIRLKSLFDVILKREIKWMKVERIGRAQEIGRYVKTH; encoded by the coding sequence ATGGCTTTCATGGCTGCTATTTTATCAACAGCATATTTTTTAATCTTGGCGATATGGAGATCAAGTAATGAATATCATAGAATCAAGAGACGAACTTCATATTTAATAATGTTTTTTTCAATTATATTTATTTTTCTTCCATTTTTAGTTGGTTTAATCGTCATATATATTTATCAACCTTCATTATCATCGTTTTTTTGTGGAATAAGTGTTTCAGGATTTACTATGACCCTATTTTATGACTTTTTAAATATCCCACTGGCCATGCATCATAAAAGAAAGGAGGAAGAAATAGCTAAACAACCTATAAGGGATTATCCATCAATAAGTATAATAGTCCCAGCATATAATGAGGAAAAATGCATAGAGAAAACTATAGAATCTCTTCTTGAGCTAGATTATCCAGATAAAGAGATCATAGTAGTGGATGATGGATCTATGGATAGGACACATGAGATAGCTTTAAGATTTGTTTCGAGAGATCTAGAAGTTGTTCATAAGGAAAATGGGGGGAAGGCGTCAGCATTAAATTGTGGTTTATTTTTCTCTAAAGGGGAAATAATAGTTGTTGTTGACGCCGACAGCCTGATCTCACGAACTGCTTTAAAGGAGATAGCTAAAAGGTTGCAAGATCCTAAAATACTTGGGCTGGCTGGAAATGTCAAGGTCTTAAATAGAAACAACTTTTTGACTAGATGCCAGGCTCTCGAGTACATAACTGACATTAACATCGCCAAGAGAGCTTTCGCTACGATGGGATGCACCATGGTCGTGCCAGGATGCCTTGGGGCCTTCAAAAGAAGTGCACTTATAGAAACTGGGAATTTTGATCCAGATACTGTTACCGAGGACTTCGACACGACCCTCAAAGTCCTGAAGATAGGAGGCGTCGTCCAGACATCATCATACGCGTTCTCATATACTGAGGCCCCAGAGACCCTAAGGGATCTCTATAGGCAGAGGCTGAGGTGGTATAGAGGCACATTCCAAGCGCTCCTCAAGCACAGGAACATAATATCTAGACCCATATTCGACTTCCTAAGCTTCATAGGTTATCCATATATTCTCCTTTCAATTATTTTTATTCCAATATGTGGGTTCATAGCCTTGATCTCAGGGATAATAGCATCGTTAACTGGGGGCGCTATAATTTTTCTACGGATGTTGATTATTTTTATCTTCTTGGAATTTTTTTTCTCTCTTCTAGCCATTCAAATGGACGATGAAGACATAAAACTCACTTTATATGCCCCGTTTTTCGTGATTGGATACCGACATCTCAGAGACTTAATACGGCTTAAAAGCCTATTCGATGTTATTTTAAAGAGGGAGATAAAATGGATGAAAGTAGAGAGAATAGGGAGGGCCCAGGAGATAGGTAGATATGTCAAAACACATTAA
- a CDS encoding polysaccharide deacetylase family protein, translating to MSKHIKLLINKNFINFIIIASIFIIAIIWSIFCEIPLTYSNEFKKKVCIFFDDGWKNQFDVALPVLKDFGFKATFSIITDYIGIDRGTFWSRMNDDELRVLKNLGMEIASHSKTHPHMNNLTREQLIDEIINSKYVLTEMGFNVKIFVYPYGEYNSTIIDYVKIGGYICARTISYEPYHVENLDAVYRIGSYSITNQSFEEFTRILSESNYNTIVVLTYHFISDIGPPETSTPVQNFYKQMRYLKDNNFEIILLSDVISSKSAHILTQSAPTLLDAEGRPAVSVIRNTVFYIQVTLRSYVEVDISPYVIAQIKDEMGRIVAIGITMADIRAGEMKSVPVAFLGIPAGKYIITLYVWSCLTTPTALAPIMTFIITIS from the coding sequence ATGTCAAAACACATTAAATTGCTAATTAATAAAAATTTTATAAACTTCATTATCATAGCTAGCATTTTTATTATTGCTATAATTTGGTCAATATTTTGTGAGATTCCATTAACATATAGTAATGAATTTAAAAAGAAGGTTTGTATATTTTTCGATGATGGGTGGAAGAATCAGTTTGATGTAGCTCTTCCAGTATTAAAAGATTTTGGATTTAAAGCTACATTTTCAATAATAACTGATTATATAGGAATTGACAGAGGAACATTTTGGAGTAGAATGAATGATGATGAACTTAGGGTTTTAAAAAATTTAGGGATGGAGATAGCTTCACATTCAAAAACACATCCTCATATGAATAATTTAACAAGAGAACAGCTAATAGATGAAATTATAAATTCAAAGTATGTATTAACAGAGATGGGTTTTAATGTAAAAATTTTTGTCTATCCATATGGCGAATATAATTCTACTATAATTGACTATGTTAAAATAGGAGGATATATATGTGCTAGAACAATAAGTTATGAACCATATCATGTTGAAAATTTGGACGCTGTATACAGGATTGGTTCTTATTCTATAACAAATCAAAGCTTCGAAGAATTTACAAGAATTCTCTCGGAATCAAACTACAATACTATTGTCGTGCTAACATATCATTTTATTTCTGATATTGGCCCTCCAGAGACTTCAACTCCAGTTCAAAATTTCTATAAACAAATGAGATATTTAAAGGACAACAACTTTGAGATTATACTACTTTCAGATGTCATTTCCTCCAAAAGTGCTCACATCCTCACCCAATCGGCTCCCACCCTACTGGACGCAGAAGGTAGGCCTGCTGTTAGTGTTATTAGGAACACGGTCTTCTACATCCAAGTTACGTTGAGGAGCTATGTTGAAGTGGACATCAGCCCGTATGTGATAGCTCAAATAAAAGATGAGATGGGTAGGATAGTTGCCATAGGTATAACGATGGCTGATATAAGGGCTGGTGAGATGAAGAGTGTCCCTGTGGCCTTCCTAGGGATCCCTGCTGGAAAATATATCATAACTCTCTATGTCTGGAGCTGCCTGACCACGCCGACAGCTCTAGCTCCAATAATGACATTCATCATCACGATATCATAA